A single window of Coffea eugenioides isolate CCC68of chromosome 7, Ceug_1.0, whole genome shotgun sequence DNA harbors:
- the LOC113778355 gene encoding folate transporter 1, chloroplastic isoform X2: MSAWRSVVDWQWENATAGALAGLATVTFSHPLDVVRTRFQVHDGRISNLPSYKNTPHALFTIARSEGLRGLYAGFYPAVLGSTFSWGLYFFFYSKAKQRYLENRPELSPGLHLASAAEAGALVSLCTNPVWLVKTRLQLQTPQQVRPYSGFHDALRTILKEEGWKALYKGLVPSLFLVTHGAIQFTAYEELRKAFIQLKSEGGEGSTDDSLDSIDYAALGATSKLAAIVSTYPFQVIRSRLQQRPSTDGIPRYMDSWHVMKQTARYEGLRGFYKGITANVLKNVPAASITFIVYENVLNMLKLAKWKDQ; the protein is encoded by the exons ATGTCGGCGTGGCGGTCGGTGGTGGACTGGCAATGGGAGAACGCCACCGCCGGCGCTCTCGCCGGTCTCGCCACCGTCACTTTCTCTCATCCCCTTGACGTCGTCCGTACCAGATTCCAAG TGCACGACGGGCGAATCTCCAACCTCCCGAGCTACAAGAATACTCCTCACGCTCTCTTCACCATTGCTCGCTCCGag GGTCTCAGAGGGCTTTATGCCGGCTTTTACCCTGCTGTTCTTGGGTCAACTTTTTCATGgggtttgtatttcttctt CTATAGCAAGGCCAAGCAGAGATATCTAGAAAATAGGCCAGAGCTGAGCCCAGGCCTGCATCTAGCTTCAGCTGCTGAAGCGGGAGCTCTG GTTTCTTTGTGCACAAATCCTGTTTGGTTAGTAAAAACAAGACTTCAACTACAGACTCCTCAACAAGTCCGTCCATACTCTGGCTTTCATG ATGCTTTAAGGACGATTCTAAAAGAAGAAGGGTGGAAAGCACTTTATAAGGGGCTGGTGCCTAGCCTTTTTCTT GTTACACATGGAGCTATTCAATTCACTGCATATGAGGAACTTCGTAAAGCTTTCATTCAACTCAAGTCTGAAGGAGGTGAAGGCTCCACTGATGACTCATTG gATTCAATTGATTATGCGGCATTAGGGGCTACTTCAAAACTGGCTGCCATTGTTTCAACGTACCCATTTCAG GTCATTCGATCTCGACTGCAG CAACGGCCGAGTACAGATGGAATTCCAAGATACATGGACAGCTGGCATGTAATGAAACAAACAGCAAG GTATGAGGGTCTACGAGGGTTTTACAAGGGTATCACTGCAAATGTGCTAAAAAATGTTCCAGCTGCTTCGATAACATTTATTGTGTATGAGAATGTTCTAAACATGCTAAAACTGGCTAAATGGAAAGATCAATAG
- the LOC113778783 gene encoding D-2-hydroxyglutarate dehydrogenase, mitochondrial isoform X1: MEKWRAADRLLKFSSRFASAVNWNNSCKSKQGKYFYSVATTVHRNPLFSSISPDDISYFKTILGERGVVQDALALDAANTDWMGKYRGSSKLLLQPKNTEEVSQILKYCNSRRLAVVPQGGNTGLVGGSVPVFDEVIINVGLMRNILSFDKVSGVLVCEAGCILENLISFLDDEGFIMPLDLGAKGSCQIGGNVSTNAGGLRLLRYGSLHGSVLGLEAVLANGTVLDMLGTLRKDNTGYDLKHLFIGSEGSLGIVTKVSILTPPKLSSVNIAFLACEDYTSCQKLLLEAKKKLGGILSAFEFLDSDAMSLVSSTTFLGTENHGREVIKDKYGQDFTCIDLRALPLEFWENLEAFLLHSVESGLVANGVLAQDINQASSFWHIREGLPEALMKAGAVYKYDLSLPLEKMYDLVEEMRVQIGPAATVVAYGHLGDGNLHLNISAPAYDDNILAKIEPFVYEWTSKNRGSISAEHGLGLMKAAKIHYSKSPETVQVMASIKKLLDPNGILNPYKVLPSSLFSQN, encoded by the exons ATGGAGAAATGGAGAGCTGCTGACCGTCTGCTCAAATTCTCTAGCAGGTTCGCTTCAG CGGTTAATTGGAACAATAGCTGTAAAAGCAAACAGGGGAAATATTTTTATTCAGTGGCCACAACAGTGCACAGAAATCCCTTGTTTTCTAGCATTAGCCCTGATGATATCAGCTATTTCAAGACCATATTAGGGGAGAGAGGTGTTGTTCAGGATGCATTGGCACTGGATGCTGCAAATACTGATTGGATGGGCAAGTACAGAGGCTCGAGCAAGCTTCTGCTTCAGCCTAAGAACACTGAAGAA GTTTCACAGATTCTTAAATACTGTAATTCCAGGCGCTTGGCTGTTGTTCCCCAAGGTGGAAACACAGGTCTTGTGGGTGGAAGTGTACCTGTTTTTGATGAG GTGATCATCAATGTTGGTTTAATGAGGAACATCCTTTCTTTTGACAAG GTCAGTGGTGTCCTGGTTTGTGAAGCAGGATGCATATTGGAAAACTTGATTTCTTTCCTAGATGATGAAGG ATTTATTATGCCACTAGATTTAGGAGCCAAAGGTAGCTGTCAAATTGGAGGAAATGTATCAACTAATGCTGGTGGGCTACGTCTTCTGCGGTATGGTTCACTACATGGCAGTGTACTTG GTCTTGAAGCAGTTTTGGCAAATGGTACTGTGCTCGACATGCTTGGGACTTTAAGAAAAGACAATACTGGATATGACCTTAAGCACCTATTTATAG GAAGTGAAGGATCTTTGGGAATTGTTACAAAGGTTTCAATTCTTACCCCTCCAAAGTTGTCATCTGTCAATATAGCTTTTCTTGCTTGCGAAGATTACACCAGCTGCCAG AAACTTCTGTTGGAAGCAAAAAAGAAGCTTGGAGGAATTCTTTCTGCATTTGAGTTTCTTGATTCTGATGCAATGAGTTTG GTTAGTTCCACAACTTTTTTGGGAACTGAAAATCACGGACGAGAAGTGATAAAAGATAAATACGGGCAGGATTTCACCTGCATTGATCTCAGGGCATTGCCCCTTGAGTTCTG GGAGAACCTTGAGGCCTTCCTTCTTCATTCAGTGGAAAGTGGTTTGGTAGCCAATGGAGTTCTTgctcaagatatcaatcaagcaTCCTCATTTTGGCATATTCGTGAG GGTTTACCTGAAGCTCTCATGAAAGCAGGGGCTGTGTACAAATATGATTTGTCACTGCCTCTTGAAAAGATGTATGATCTTGTTGAGGAAATGCGAGTGCAAATTG GTCCTGCAGCCACAGTAGTGGCATATGGTCACCTTGGGGATGGAAACTTACATCTAAATATCTCAGCTCCAGCGTATGATGATAAT attttggcaaaaattgAGCCCTTCGTGTATGAATGGACATCAAAGAACCGTGGGAGTATTAGTGCTGAGCATGGTCTTGGATTGATGAAAGCTGCTAAAATCCACTACAGCAAGTCACCTGAAACT GTGCAAGTAATGGCTTCCATCAAGAAGCTGCTTGACCCCAATGGTATACTCAACCCGTACAAAGTTCTTCCATCGAGCCTCTTTTCTCAAAATTAA
- the LOC113777863 gene encoding probable ubiquitin-conjugating enzyme E2 16 gives MTGSSAASRKALSKIATNRLQKELVEWQVNPPAGFKHKPTDNLQRWVIEVHGAPGTLYANETFQLQVDFPEHYPMEAPQVIFLSPAPLHPHIYSNGHICLDILYDSWSPAMTVSSVCISILSMLSSSTVKQPPEDNDRYVRNCKNGRSPKETRWWFHDDKV, from the exons ATGACCGGCTCCTCCGCCGCCTCTCGCAAG GCGTTAAGCAAAATAGCGACCAACCGGTTGCAGAAGGAGCTGGTGGAGTGGCAGGTCAATCCTCCTGCTGGTTTTAAGCACAAGCCCACCGATAATCTTCAGAg GTGGGTCATTGAAGTGCATGGAGCTCCTGGAACTTTATATGCTAATGAAACATTTCAGCTACAAGTAGATTTTCCAGAACATTATCCTATGGAAGCGCCCCAG GTGATATTTTTGAGCCCGGCTCCTTTGCACCCTCATATCTATAGCAATGGCCACATTTGTTTAG ATATTCTGTATGACTCATGGTCCCCTGCCATGACTGTTAGCTCTGTCTGTATCAGCATTCTATCAATGCTGTCAAGTTCAACTGTAAAG CAACCACCAGAAGACAATGATCGTTATGTAAGAAACTGTAAAAATGGCAGATCTCCAAAGGAAACAAGATGGTGGTTTCATGATGACAAAGtgtaa
- the LOC113778355 gene encoding folate transporter 1, chloroplastic isoform X1 — MSAWRSVVDWQWENATAGALAGLATVTFSHPLDVVRTRFQVHDGRISNLPSYKNTPHALFTIARSEGLRGLYAGFYPAVLGSTFSWGLYFFFYSKAKQRYLENRPELSPGLHLASAAEAGALVSLCTNPVWLVKTRLQLQTPQQVRPYSGFHDALRTILKEEGWKALYKGLVPSLFLQVTHGAIQFTAYEELRKAFIQLKSEGGEGSTDDSLDSIDYAALGATSKLAAIVSTYPFQVIRSRLQQRPSTDGIPRYMDSWHVMKQTARYEGLRGFYKGITANVLKNVPAASITFIVYENVLNMLKLAKWKDQ; from the exons ATGTCGGCGTGGCGGTCGGTGGTGGACTGGCAATGGGAGAACGCCACCGCCGGCGCTCTCGCCGGTCTCGCCACCGTCACTTTCTCTCATCCCCTTGACGTCGTCCGTACCAGATTCCAAG TGCACGACGGGCGAATCTCCAACCTCCCGAGCTACAAGAATACTCCTCACGCTCTCTTCACCATTGCTCGCTCCGag GGTCTCAGAGGGCTTTATGCCGGCTTTTACCCTGCTGTTCTTGGGTCAACTTTTTCATGgggtttgtatttcttctt CTATAGCAAGGCCAAGCAGAGATATCTAGAAAATAGGCCAGAGCTGAGCCCAGGCCTGCATCTAGCTTCAGCTGCTGAAGCGGGAGCTCTG GTTTCTTTGTGCACAAATCCTGTTTGGTTAGTAAAAACAAGACTTCAACTACAGACTCCTCAACAAGTCCGTCCATACTCTGGCTTTCATG ATGCTTTAAGGACGATTCTAAAAGAAGAAGGGTGGAAAGCACTTTATAAGGGGCTGGTGCCTAGCCTTTTTCTT CAGGTTACACATGGAGCTATTCAATTCACTGCATATGAGGAACTTCGTAAAGCTTTCATTCAACTCAAGTCTGAAGGAGGTGAAGGCTCCACTGATGACTCATTG gATTCAATTGATTATGCGGCATTAGGGGCTACTTCAAAACTGGCTGCCATTGTTTCAACGTACCCATTTCAG GTCATTCGATCTCGACTGCAG CAACGGCCGAGTACAGATGGAATTCCAAGATACATGGACAGCTGGCATGTAATGAAACAAACAGCAAG GTATGAGGGTCTACGAGGGTTTTACAAGGGTATCACTGCAAATGTGCTAAAAAATGTTCCAGCTGCTTCGATAACATTTATTGTGTATGAGAATGTTCTAAACATGCTAAAACTGGCTAAATGGAAAGATCAATAG
- the LOC113777758 gene encoding CDK5RAP1-like protein, which yields MATAAAASIASSVSSVLNQPHHHPSLIIRLPRRCSAAFSRRLLGSPNPLKTSSSLSRSSYHVLARSPLLKARRCLTFSLGFVRNSASHIPLSQKQEIPSLHHFMPKATPVPSVSEPQFDLIAPSEVLPRGRIYQETYGCQMNVNDMEIVLSIMKKAGYSEVVDVPESAEIIFVNTCAIRDNAEHKVWQRLNYFWFLKRHWKSNVAIGRSQSLHPPKVVVLGCMAERLKEKILDADKMVDVVCGPDAYRDLPRLLEEVDSGQKGINTLLSLEETYADINPVRISKNSISAFVSIMRGCNNMCSFCIVPFTRGRERSRPVESIVREVGELWKEGVKEVTLLGQNVNSYNDTSGLEKEIEPGVNWKLSEGFSSMCKVKKMGLRFADLLDRLAVEFPEMRFRFTSPHPKDFPDELLYVMRDRHNICKSIHLPAQSGNSNVLKKMRRGYTREAYLELVSKIRSIIPDMGISSDFICGFCGETEEEHQDTLTLMKAVSYDMAYMFAYSMREKTHAHRNYVDDVLEDVKQRRLTELIEAFRESTGQCFDSQLGSVQLVLVEGPNKRAPDTELIGKSDRGHRVSFRNLPVPDRVEIDGKRNPRVGDFVEVHISKTSRATLFGEALAITKLSSFYDNLHEPAFACASRI from the exons ATGGCGACTGCCGCTGCTGCTTCCATAGCTTCTTCAGTGTCGTCTGTCTTAAACCAACCCCACCACCACCCTTCTCTAATCATCCGGCTTCCTCGGAGATGCTCCGCCGCCTTCTCTCGCCGACTCCTTGGGTCCCCAAATCCCCTGAAAACCTCATCATCTCTCTCCCGTTCTTCCTACCATGTCCTCGCCCGCTCGCCATTATTAAAAGCGCGGCGATGTTTAACCTTTTCTTTAGGATTCGTTCGGAACTCAGCATCGCACATTCCGCTTTCCCAAAAGCAAGAAATCCCGAGTCTCCACCATTTCATGCCAAAAGCTACTCCCGTTCCTTCTGTTTCTGAACCCCAATTCGA CTTGATAGCACCTTCTGAAGTTCTTCCAAGAGGTCGTATTTATCAAGAAACATATGGATGTCAGATGAATGTCAATGATATGGAGATAGTATTATCTATCATGAAGAAAGCTGGGTATAGTGAAGTGGTGGATGTTCCTGAGAGTGCAGAGATAATATTTGTCAACACATGTGCTATTAGGGACAATGCAGAGCACAAGGTATGGCAGAGGCTCAATTACTTTTGGTTTCTTAAGAGGCATTGGAAGAGCAATGTTGCCATTGGACGGTCACAGTCCCTACATCCTCCGAAAGTTGTTGTTCTCGGCTGTATGGCTGAGAGGTTGAAGGAGAAGATATTAGATGCAGATAAGATGGTTGATGTTGTTTGTGGACCTGATGCTTATAGAGACCTGCCACGCCTATTAGAAGAGGTAGACTCTGGTCAAAAAGGGATTAACACTCTACTTTCACTTGAAGAAACTTATGCTGATATCAATCCTGTTCGTATCTCTAAAAATTCAATCAGTGCTTTTGTCTCAATTATGAGAGGTTGCAATAATATGTGCTCCTTTTGCATTGTTCCTTTCACCAGAGGCAGAGAGAGATCTAGGCCAGTGGAATCCATTGTTAGAGAGGTGGGAGAGCTTTGGAAAGAAGGTGTTAAAGAGGTGACACTTCTTGGTCAGAATGTTAACAGTTACAATGACACATCCGGGcttgaaaaagaaattgaaccagGAGTAAACTGGAAACTTAGTGAAGGTTTTTCCAGCATGTGTAAGGTTAAAAAGATGGGTTTACGCTTTGCAGATCTCTTGGATAGACTTGCTGTGGAATTTCCAGAGATGCGGTTTAGATTCACTTCACCACACCCTAAAGATTTTCCTGATGAGTTGTTGTATGTAATGCGAGACAGACACAATATCTGCAAAAGCATCCATTTGCCTGCACAATCAGGGAACAGTAACGTGCTGAAAAAGATGCGACGTGGCTATACACGAGAAGCATATTTAGAACTTGTGAGTAAGATACGGAGTATAATTCCTGATATGGGGATCAGCAGTGATTTTATTTGTG GTTTTTGTGGTGAAACAGAGGAGGAGCACCAAGACACACTTACCCTGATGAAGGCTGTCAGTTATGATATGGCATACATGTTTGCATACAGTATGAGAGAGAAAACCCATGCCCACAGGAATTACGTGGATGATGTTCTTGAAGATGTAAAGCAGAGACGGCTAACAGAGCTTATTGAAGCTTTCCGGGAGAGTACAGGTCAGTGCTTTGACTCCCAACTTGGCAGTGTCCAACTTGTGTTAGTTGAAGGGCCCAATAAGAGGGCCCCTGACACAGAGCTTATAGGCAAGAGCGATAGAGGCCACAGGGTATCTTTCAGAAACTTGCCTGTCCCTGATAGGGTTGAGATTGATGGTAAAAGGAATCCAAGAGttggtgattttgtggaagttcATATTTCAAAAACCTCAAGAGCGACACTCTTTGGAGAAGCACTTGCGATTACTAAACTGAGCTCATTTTATGACAATCTACATGAACCTGCTTTTGCCTGTGCTAGCAGAATTTGA
- the LOC113778783 gene encoding D-2-hydroxyglutarate dehydrogenase, mitochondrial isoform X2 → MEKWRAADRLLKFSSRFASAVNWNNSCKSKQGKYFYSVATTVHRNPLFSSISPDDISYFKTILGERGVVQDALALDAANTDWMGKYRGSSKLLLQPKNTEEVSQILKYCNSRRLAVVPQGGNTGLVGGSVPVFDEVIINVGLMRNILSFDKVSGVLVCEAGCILENLISFLDDEGFIMPLDLGAKGSCQIGGNVSTNAGGLRLLRYGSLHGSVLGLEAVLANGTVLDMLGTLRKDNTGYDLKHLFIGSEGSLGIVTKVSILTPPKLSSVNIAFLACEDYTSCQKLLLEAKKKLGGILSAFEFLDSDAMSLVLKHLDGVRNPLPPSIHNFYILIETTGSNETFDKENLEAFLLHSVESGLVANGVLAQDINQASSFWHIREGLPEALMKAGAVYKYDLSLPLEKMYDLVEEMRVQIGPAATVVAYGHLGDGNLHLNISAPAYDDNILAKIEPFVYEWTSKNRGSISAEHGLGLMKAAKIHYSKSPETVQVMASIKKLLDPNGILNPYKVLPSSLFSQN, encoded by the exons ATGGAGAAATGGAGAGCTGCTGACCGTCTGCTCAAATTCTCTAGCAGGTTCGCTTCAG CGGTTAATTGGAACAATAGCTGTAAAAGCAAACAGGGGAAATATTTTTATTCAGTGGCCACAACAGTGCACAGAAATCCCTTGTTTTCTAGCATTAGCCCTGATGATATCAGCTATTTCAAGACCATATTAGGGGAGAGAGGTGTTGTTCAGGATGCATTGGCACTGGATGCTGCAAATACTGATTGGATGGGCAAGTACAGAGGCTCGAGCAAGCTTCTGCTTCAGCCTAAGAACACTGAAGAA GTTTCACAGATTCTTAAATACTGTAATTCCAGGCGCTTGGCTGTTGTTCCCCAAGGTGGAAACACAGGTCTTGTGGGTGGAAGTGTACCTGTTTTTGATGAG GTGATCATCAATGTTGGTTTAATGAGGAACATCCTTTCTTTTGACAAG GTCAGTGGTGTCCTGGTTTGTGAAGCAGGATGCATATTGGAAAACTTGATTTCTTTCCTAGATGATGAAGG ATTTATTATGCCACTAGATTTAGGAGCCAAAGGTAGCTGTCAAATTGGAGGAAATGTATCAACTAATGCTGGTGGGCTACGTCTTCTGCGGTATGGTTCACTACATGGCAGTGTACTTG GTCTTGAAGCAGTTTTGGCAAATGGTACTGTGCTCGACATGCTTGGGACTTTAAGAAAAGACAATACTGGATATGACCTTAAGCACCTATTTATAG GAAGTGAAGGATCTTTGGGAATTGTTACAAAGGTTTCAATTCTTACCCCTCCAAAGTTGTCATCTGTCAATATAGCTTTTCTTGCTTGCGAAGATTACACCAGCTGCCAG AAACTTCTGTTGGAAGCAAAAAAGAAGCTTGGAGGAATTCTTTCTGCATTTGAGTTTCTTGATTCTGATGCAATGAGTTTG GTTCTGAAACATTTGGATGGTGTTCGCAATCCTTTACCTCCCTCAATACACAACTTCTATATTCTGATTGAGACAACTGGAAGCAACGAAACTTTTGACAA GGAGAACCTTGAGGCCTTCCTTCTTCATTCAGTGGAAAGTGGTTTGGTAGCCAATGGAGTTCTTgctcaagatatcaatcaagcaTCCTCATTTTGGCATATTCGTGAG GGTTTACCTGAAGCTCTCATGAAAGCAGGGGCTGTGTACAAATATGATTTGTCACTGCCTCTTGAAAAGATGTATGATCTTGTTGAGGAAATGCGAGTGCAAATTG GTCCTGCAGCCACAGTAGTGGCATATGGTCACCTTGGGGATGGAAACTTACATCTAAATATCTCAGCTCCAGCGTATGATGATAAT attttggcaaaaattgAGCCCTTCGTGTATGAATGGACATCAAAGAACCGTGGGAGTATTAGTGCTGAGCATGGTCTTGGATTGATGAAAGCTGCTAAAATCCACTACAGCAAGTCACCTGAAACT GTGCAAGTAATGGCTTCCATCAAGAAGCTGCTTGACCCCAATGGTATACTCAACCCGTACAAAGTTCTTCCATCGAGCCTCTTTTCTCAAAATTAA
- the LOC113778514 gene encoding uncharacterized protein LOC113778514 → MMSVIADVNHQRIKTNGIWMHIAEKGTGPLVLLLHGFPEIWYSWRHQINFLAKHGYHVVAPDLRGYGDTDSPLSPSSYTAFHIVGDLIGLLDHFGQDQAFVVGIDWGAAAAWQLSLLRPNRVRGIVALSVPFTPRFSTIKTTDSFKQMFGDNFYVCQFQEPGRAERSFARYDYLTVMKKFYLISKTDQLIAPPGMEIIDYLETPSYLPRWITEDELQVIADKFLESGFTGAFNYYRAMDLNWELLAPWQGSKITVPAKLIVGNKDIGFDSGTREYIEGNVFKSLVPNHEVVILDGHHFIQQEKAQEVSEQILSFLRKFPAK, encoded by the exons ATGATGAGCGTCATCGCGGATGTCAATCACCAGAGAATCAAGACAAATGGTATATGGATGCACATAGCTGAAAAAGGAACAGGGCCACTTGTTTTACTCCTCCATGGCTTCCCTGAGATATGGTATTCCTGGCGCCATCAAATCAACTTCTTGGCAAAACATGGTTACCACGTAGTTGCACCTGACTTGAGAGGCTATGGAGACACTGACTCCCCTCTCAGCCCCTCTTCTTACACTGCTTTCCACATAGTTGGCGATCTCATCGGCCTTCTGGATCATTTTGGCCAAGACCAG GCCTTTGTGGTGGGGATAGACTGGGGAGCTGCGGCTGCTTGGCAGTTGAGCCTGCTCAGGCCAAATAGAGTTAGAGGTATAGTTGCTCTCTCGGTTCCATTCACACCAAGATTTTCAACCATCAAAACGACCGACTCATTCAAACAGATGTTTGGAGATAATTTCTACGTTTGCCAGTTTCAG GAACCTGGAAGAGCAGAAAGATCATTTGCGAGGTATGATTATCTTACGGTGATGAAGAAATTCTATCTCATTAGCAAGACCGATCAGCTGATAGCTCCTCCTGGTATGGAGATTATTGATTATTTAGAAACCCCTTCATACTTACCACGCTGGATTACAGAAGATGAACTTCAGGTCATCGCTGACAAGTTCCTAGAGTCTGGTTTTACAGGAGCTTTCAATTACTACCGAGCTATGGACCT GAATTGGGAGCTACTTGCACCGTGGCAAGGGTCTAAAATAACAGTTCCAGCAAAGCTGATTGTGGGGAACAAGGATATTGGATTTGATTCTGGCACCAGGGAGTACATAGAAGGAAATGTGTTCAAGAGCCTAGTACCCAACCATGAAGTCGTCATACTAGACGGCCATCATTTCATCCAACAAGAGAAAGCTCAAGAGGTTTCCGAACAAATTCTATCCTTCCTCCGAAAATTTCCTGCCAAGTAA